One region of Quercus lobata isolate SW786 chromosome 2, ValleyOak3.0 Primary Assembly, whole genome shotgun sequence genomic DNA includes:
- the LOC115974584 gene encoding leucine-rich repeat protein FLOR 1-like, translating into MSRPSRSLAQSEMNMRNLKDLYLGGTLPTDLTKLVHIKSIVLRNNSFTGIIPEGIGELKELEVLDLGYNNFTGPVPAELGSNLSLTILLVDYNKLLGSLSIEIQF; encoded by the exons ATGTCGAGGCCCTCGAGGTCCCTGGCGCAGTCAGAAATGAATATGAG GAACTTGAAAGATCTTTATCTTGGAGGAACATTGCCAACTGATCTTACAAAGCTAGTTCACATAAAGTCTAT TGTTTTGCGCAATAATTCTTTTACCGGAATTATTCCTGAAGGAATTGGTGAGCTAAAAGAGTTGGAGGTGTTAGATTTGGGATACAATAATTTCACTGGACCAGTCCCAGCTGAACTTGGCAGTAATCTTTCACTGACAATCCT CCTAGTGGACTATAACAAGCTTCTTGGTAGCTTATCTATTGAGATTCAATTTTAA
- the LOC115975536 gene encoding probable indole-3-pyruvate monooxygenase YUCCA10 encodes METKVLIVGAGPSGLATSACLTRHSIPHLILEREDCYASLWKKRTYDRLGLHLAKEFCFLPHKPLPPDAPTFMPKDFFLKYVDDYVSQFNINPLYHRTVESASLVEAGKKWRIEAKNKLEGNVEVYHAEFLVVASGENNEGYIPDIKGLSSFPGEIVHSNHFKSGSRYKSKDVLVIGCGNSGMEIAYDLKEHGARTSIVIRSPFHVLTKELVHRGMSLLNYLPVYMVDTLITMLARLKYGDLTKYGIYRPPRGPFAHKNVTGRSPVIDVGTIGKIQNGEIEVVSEILNIEKNNVKFKNGTEKNFDAIVLATGYKSAANKWLKDYKYALNGDGMPKNRMPNHWKGEKGLYCAGLSRRGLFGVSMDAEAIANDINKVITGQK; translated from the exons ATGGAAACAAAAGTGTTGATCGTAGGAGCTGGGCCTTCTGGTCTTGCAACTTCAGCATGCTTAACTCGCCACTCGATCCCGCATTTGATCCTTGAAAGAGAAGATTGTTATGCTTCTCTTTGGAAGAAAAGAACCTATGATCGATTAGGTCTCCATTTAGCAaaagaattttgtttcttgccaCATAAGCCTCTCCCTCCTGATGCACCTACCTTCATGCCCAaagatttttttcttaaatatgtgGATGATTATGTCTCACAATTTAATATAAACCCTCTCTATCATCGGACTGTCGAATCGGCTTCTTTGGTTGAAGCTGGAAAGAAATGGAGAATTGAAGCTAAGAACAAATTAGAAGGAAATGTGGAAGTTTACCATGCTGAGTTCTTAGTGGTTGCTAGTGGTGAGAATAATGAGGGTTATATTCCTGATATTAAAGGGTTGTCAAGTTTTCCAGGTGAGATTGTCCATTCCAACCATTTCAAATCAGGTTCAAGATATAAATCTAAGGATGTTTTGGTAATTGGATGTGGTAACTCTGGAATGGAGATTGCCTATGACCTTAAAGAGCATGGAGCTCGCACTTCAATTGTTATTAGAAGTCCA TTTCATGTGTTGACCAAAGAATTGGTGCATCGGGGAATGTCTTTGTTGAATTATCTCCCAGTTTACATGGTGGATACTCTAATCACAATGCTTGCAAGACTCAAATATGGTGATTTGACTAAGTATGGGATTTATAGACCACCGAGAGGTCCATTTGCTCATAAAAATGTAACAGGAAGATCTCCGGTTATCGATGTTGGAACCATAGGAAAGATTCAAAATGGAGAGATAGAG GTTGTCTCGGAGATTTTGAACATTGAAAAGAATAATGTGAAGTTCAAAAATGGCACAGAAAAGAATTTCGATGCCATTGTTTTGGCCACTGGCTATAAGAGCGCAGCAAATAAATGGctaaag GACTATAAGTATGCTCTTAATGGTGATGGAATGCCAAAGAATAGAATGCCAAACCACTGGAAAGGAGAGAAGGGCCTATATTGTGCTGGATTGTCAAGGAGAGGACTCTTTGGAGTATCAATGGATGCCGAGGCCATAGCCAATGACATCAACAAGGTTATAACTGGCCAAAAATAA